One stretch of Acidobacteriota bacterium DNA includes these proteins:
- a CDS encoding helix-hairpin-helix domain-containing protein encodes MRKSLNIALLVAMTILMAIPAVAADKAAGKININTATVEQLQLLPRVGPKVAERIVQWREDNGPFVRATDLMQVRGIGDSTFSLLEPHISVEGESTLSEKVPSPRKAKPANSAD; translated from the coding sequence ATGCGCAAATCTCTGAACATCGCATTGCTCGTCGCCATGACGATTCTCATGGCAATCCCCGCCGTCGCCGCGGACAAGGCCGCCGGCAAGATCAACATCAACACCGCCACCGTCGAGCAGCTCCAGCTGCTTCCTCGGGTCGGTCCGAAAGTCGCCGAGCGGATCGTTCAGTGGCGTGAGGACAACGGCCCGTTCGTGCGAGCCACCGACCTGATGCAGGTACGAGGCATCGGTGACAGCACCTTCAGCCTTCTCGAGCCTCACATCAGCGTCGAAGGCGAATCGACTCTCTCCGAGAAGGTTCCGTCGCCGCGCAAAGCAAAACCTGCCAACTCGGCTGACTAG